One Microplitis mediator isolate UGA2020A chromosome 3, iyMicMedi2.1, whole genome shotgun sequence DNA segment encodes these proteins:
- the LOC130665591 gene encoding E3 ubiquitin-protein ligase RNF113A, whose protein sequence is MDTDKEKNSCTFLFKKRKIRNNATRQRKNSSGSSEDETKVVKKERRNLGPNPLRQSTNTSSKRKTTKTDSSEDEENISVSYKSRRTAVVAGPSDQGATAIIETETELEKDAQSIFERAQKINEELEGKEDDKIYRGLNNYSQYYKKKDTAAGNASSGMVRKGPIRAPANLRATVRWDYQPDICKDYKETGYCGFGDSCKFLHDRSDYKLGWQLERDAVTGAGANSGDEDDKKYEIDSDEDNLPFKCFICRDTFVDPIVTKCKHYFCEKCALEQYKKSTRCYVCNVQTNGVFNPAKEIIARVKSEDSKVTHQSSDESSDDDNC, encoded by the exons atggatactgataaagaaaaaaatagttgtacatttttatttaaaaaacgaaaaatacgCAATAATGCCACTCGACAACGTAAAAATTCATcag GAAGTAGTGAAGATGAAACCAAGGTAGTAAAAAAAGAACGCAGAAACTTGGGCCCAAATCCTTTACGACAAAGT acAAATACATCAAGTAAACGAAAAACAACAAAGACAGACAGCAGCGAAGATGAAGAAAATATATCAGTCTCATATAAAAGCCGCAGAACAGCAGTAGTAGCAGGTCCAAGTGATCAAGGTGCAACCGCCATAATTGAAACCGAAACAGAATTAGAAAAAGACGCTCAGTCAATATTTGAACGTGcgcaaaaaataaatgaagaacTTGAGGGTAAAGAAGATGATAAAATATACCGcggattaaataattactctcAGTATTACAAGAAAAAAGATACTGCTGCTGGTAATGCATCCAGTGGAATGGTACGTAAAGGCCCAATAAGAGCACCTGCGAATTTACGTGCAACTGTACGGTGGGATTATCAACCAGATATTTGTAAAGATTATAAAGAGACGGGTTACTGTGGATTCGGAGACagttgtaaatttttacaCGACCGTTCAGATTATAAACTAGGCTGGCAACTTGAACGCGACGCAGTCACTGGTGCTGGGGCAAATAGTGGTGAcgaagatgataaaaaatacgaaaTCGACAGTGATGAAGACAATCTACCATTCAAATGTTTCATCTGTCGCGATACATTTGTTGATCCCATTGTTACTAA ATGTAAGCATTATTTCTGTGAAAAATGTGCCTTAGAGCAGTACAAAAAATCAACTAGATGTTACGTATGTAATGTTCAAACAAACGGTGTTTTTAATCCTGCTAAAGAAATAATTGCAAGAGTTAAATCTGAAGATAGTAAAGTAACTCATCAGTCCAGTGACGAGAGTAGTGATGATGATAATTGTTAA
- the LOC130664947 gene encoding general transcription factor 3C polypeptide 5: MKIKKEPGSNHFTHIFYSDDSNDDQETNTNEANGNNLSNEDNEEEETGPILPGGHRLDKKFYCIKYPGKVINPDKAIESLGGLGSISSTISTPNRRLELRLRPSDVYCKPACGDRHEVSGFLLRIRVKKSRIKKAKDSEKEQEVRNYRNLSPALIRDSSKQDAIDDENSYRNEIKNLSKELRNCEIDAEQNENKTADNNDNNEPSNDQSSVSPSKNIPLKINYNKHEDLSNENDYELPKLKILGRVVMEFCFTSLIDFQYTPVTQNLIDPKKRECIYDLLCPKGIITPEWLDDEVPYFLPPAVFSRMDTVQQYNMKSDLIKDAESENIVNKTRKRRAGFAHSIPFTSPTIPSTPKPGIDVAMKVKYLTNDDYKYIHSLFEERPIWSKTALLSKTEYNKDQLRILLPKVAYYFTTGPWRIMWVRLGYDPRKEPSARIYQTLDYRLKAMHGLEQAVKGKKACSNFMIPYKSASVAKTLKTATAKVPEVRHKSKANQYSENDYIYREGNIPPSRQTLYQYCDVLTDEVQEMFAKLPDPMPGVKCDEKRGWLPLGFSDHCREIMNKQVLVVLRKKMNIPTNYPTTLPRKRRVPSTLKLMKVKNVKKRKLLEKKKKELLKKQEESGKSD; this comes from the exons atgaaaattaaaaaagaaccTGGTAGTAATCATTTTACtcacattttttacagtgaTGACTCAAATGATGATCAAGAAACGAATACAAAT gagGCCAATGGCAACAATTTGTCGAACGAAGAtaatgaagaagaagaaactGGTCCTATTCTTCCTGGAGGTCATAGactagataaaaaattctactgCATAAAATATCCTGGCAAAGTTATTAATCCGGACAAAGCTATTGAAAGTTTAGGAGGACTGGGCTCAATATCATCA acAATCAGTACTCCGAATCGTCGATTAGAATTAAGATTGAGACCATCTGATGTTTATTGCAAACCAGCATGCGGTGATCGACATGAAGTATCAGGTTTCTTATTACGTATCCGTGTTAAAAAATCACGGATAAAAAAAGCTAAAGACTCAGAAAAAGAACAAGAAGTACgaaattatcgtaatttatCACCAGCATTGATTCGTGATTCATCAAAACAAGATGCGATTGACGATGAAAATTCATAtcgaaatgaaattaaaaatttatccaaaGAATTACGTAACTGCGAAATAGATGCAgaacaaaatgaaaataaaacagctgataataatgataacaatgaACCATCCAATGACCAGTCATCTGTAAGTCCATCTAAAAATATaccattgaaaataaattataataaacatgAAGATTTATCAAATGAGAACGATTATGAGTTACcaaaattgaaaatacttGGACGTGTTGTTATGGAATTCTGTTTTACGAGTCTCATTGATTTTCAATATACTCCAGTAACACAGAATTTGATTGATCCCAAGAAAAGAGAATGTATTTATGATTTACTTTGTCCCAAAGGAATCATAACTCCTGAATGGTTAGATGATGAGGTACCGTATTTTCTTCCTCCTGCTGTTTTTAGTCGTATGGATACCGTACAGCAGTACAATATGAAATctgatttaataaaagatgCAGAATCAGAAAATATTGTTAACAAAACTAGAAAAAGACGAGCAGGATTTGCTCATAGTATCCCATTTACTTCACCAACGATACCGTCAACACCAAAACCAGGAATTGATGTCGCGAtgaaagttaaatatttaacaaatgatgattataaatacatacattcattaTTTGAAGAACGTCCTATATGGTCTAAGACAGCATTATTATCTAAGACAGAATATAATAAGGATCAGTTACGTATTTTATTACCTAAAGTCGCTTATTACTTTACCACTGGACCGTGGAGAATAATGTGGGTACGATTGGGTTACGATCCACGTAAGGAACCATCAGCGAGAATATATCAGACACTTGATTATAGATTGAAAGCTATGCATGGTTTAGAACAGGCTGTTAAGGGAAAAAAAGCTTGTTCTAATTTTATGATACCTTATAAATCGGCATCAGTCGCAAAAACACTGAAAACTGCAACGGCAAAGGTGCCAGAGGTTAGACATAAAAGTAAAGCAAATCAGTATAGTGaaaatgattatatttatagaGAAGGAAATATTCCACCTTCGAGACAAACTTTGTATCag TATTGCGATGTACTCACTGATGAGGTTCAAGAAATGTTTGCGAAACTACCGGATCCAATGCCTGGTGTGAAATGCGACGAAAAACGTGGATGGTTACCACTGGGTTTCAGTGATCATTGTCGGGAAATAATGAATAAACAAGTTTTAGttgtattaagaaaaaaaatgaatattccaACAAATT atcCCACGACACTGCCACGGAAACGAAGAGTCCCAAGTACTTTGAAGCTTATGAAggtaaaaaatgtaaagaagAGAAAATTGTtggaaaagaagaaaaaagagTTATTGAAAAAGCAGGAAGAAAGTGGAAAATcggattaa
- the LOC130664951 gene encoding NPC intracellular cholesterol transporter 2-like isoform X2: protein MFTKAFIIVSFCVAASLQDWIRDIRPCGPGIPTPKDFFLHECKEYPCPFYLGFNVTAALEFYAPCDITAMTVKVRFSKWGFFMPWILPNSDGCIHPGSNVSHCPHPQGEKVTHMTSMPVPYMLLKSGDYFDITIEYSLYDQNNNVLCCLRAPAQVLNRPTEDYINNGV from the exons ATGTTCACTAAAG CATTCATTATCGTGTCATTCTGTGTGGCTGCTTCCCTACAAGACTGGATTAGAGACATACGTCCGTGTGGACCAGGAATACCAACCCCTAAAGATTTCTTTCTGCATGAATGTAAAGAATATCCATGTCCATTTTACCTAGGCTTTAATGTAACAGCTGCATTGGAATTTTACGCAC CCTGCGATATTACTGCAATGACAGTTAAGGTTCGTTTCTCTAAATGGGGCTTCTTTATGCCATGGATTTTACCAAACTCGGACGGTTGTATTCATCCAGGCAGCAACGTCTCTCATTGTCCTCATCCTCAAGGTGAAAAAGTAACTCACATGACAAGTATGCCAGTGCCGTACATGCTTCTTAAATCTGGAGACTATTTCGATATCACAATAGAATATTCCTTGTACGACCAGAATAACAATGTACTCTGTTGCCTTAGAGCCCCAGCTCAAGTCTTGAACCGACCAACGGAagattatattaataatggtgtataa
- the LOC130665587 gene encoding synaptic vesicle glycoprotein 2B-like, whose amino-acid sequence MKVMSPPLEEETLSLVGDRKSSGLLQEKGIISSRSGGGGRFGIRSHTRMYTEESNHQMASEMTSTNSTSNTTTAMTATTNSVTAITSPATTSAIETDASGEKVCGVSEKTGGGVVTFADSAEYDLIDSSNIDDNLLGQFHEDAIKQAGVGYFQIFAALCTGLSLAADTVEFFVVPYILPSAEVELCIKDNEKGWLGKITLVGLALGGIGWGGLGDRIGRRRALLSAMSVHIIFSGVATFMPTYGTFMTARFISAMGVSGAIPLAFVYIAECCPHISRSKWTSILISAGALGGVYAALLAWIVVPTTGEMVVLENKEHFSAWHRFLLMCWIPAVCATISLIFIPESPRYLIEAGHDVEAMMVYQRIYKSNTRKNITGAGAITATTQYQLSELELPTKRPRRRGHCSGTCSPPSPSLSNSVNSNNHNHHQCSNSTSGVLADITYSIQVFCNSFIELFSSSFLRITVTLLVIWSAVGFGLYGLLLWCPEYLKVIRSMEYEQDTIRLINKEYINQTFTSSLENRWYKNSIFINCKFTKMVFSHVDFDNCTFKSVEFISIKSSKTHFVDSIIVNSKFLDTDLSAKIFNRCIMENNTKLSVISPCPTLDLDYNIYIEEALHGHLVAQIVIVVAAAFTGYFILTATFQRPKIIGLSLLVFIIAVVCSLILIISKNSALAVLGFEGGLIAIFAMIWTILTFITIELFPTHLRCTAFGLMAAGFRIFGLIGTAIYQTIVSAHLIIPPLLTAFTLAIVSIATFYLPNTNNVFL is encoded by the exons ATGAAGGTGATGTCACCCCCATTGGAGGAGGAAACTCTGTCGCTTGTTGGCGACAGAAAATCCAGTGGTTTATTACAGGAAAAGGGAATTATCAGCAGCCGAAGTGGGGGTGGTGGCAGGTTTGGAATCAGAAGTCATACAAGAATGTATACTGAAGAAAGTAATCATCAAATGGCTAGCGAAATGACATCGACTAACTCCACCAGCAACACCACGACAGCTATGACAGCAACAACAAATTCAGTCACAGCGATAACTTCTCCAGCTACAACGTCTGCGATTGAGACTGATGCCAGTGGTGAAAAAGTTTGTGGAGTAAGTGAAAAAACTGGTGGGGGTGTTGTTACATTTGCTGATTCTGCAGAGTATGATTTGATTGATTCATCAAATATTGATGATAATTTGCTTGGGCAATTTCATGAGGATGCTATAAAACAG GCCGGTGTTggttattttcaaatattcgcAGCATTATGCACGGGTCTTAGTCTTGCAGCAGATACCGTTGAATTTTTTGTCGTACCTTATATATTACCAAGTGCGGAAGTTGAATTATGTATTAAGGACAATGAAAAAGGATGGCTGGGAAAAATAACACTAGTTGGTCTTGCACTTGGTGGAATCGGATGGGGTGGATTGGGCGATCGCATTGGACGTCGTAGAGCATTACTGTCAGCTATGTCagttcatattatttttagcgGTGTAGCGACTTTTATGCCCACCTACGGAACATTTATGACTGCACGATTTATTTCAGCCATGGG CGTTAGCGGTGCAATACCACTGGCATTTGTCTATATCGCCGAGTGCTGTCCGCACATCAGTCGTTCAAAATGGACCAGTATTTTAATAAGTGCTGGTGCACTTGGTGGTGTCTATGCTGCACTATTAGCTTGGATCGTAGTACCAACAACTGGTGAAATGGTTGTATTAGAAAACAAAGAACACTTTAGTGCTTGGCACAGATTTTTATTGATGTGTTGGATCCCGGCTGTCTGTGCGACAATCAGCCTGATATTCATACCAGAAAGTCCACGTTATTTGATAGAAGCCGGTCATGATGTTGAAGCAATGATGGTTTATCAAAGAATATACAAAAGTAATACTCGTAAAAATATAACCGGTGCTGGTGCGATAACCGCAACAACACAGTATCAATTATCTGAGTTAGAATTACCAACTAAAAGACCTCGAAGACGTGGACACTGCAGTGGAACTTGTTCACCACCTTCACCATCTTTGTCTAACAGTGTCAATagtaataatcataatcatcatcaGTGCAGTAATAGTACCAGTGGTGTACTTGCAGACATAACTTATTCAATCCAAGTATTTTGCAATtcatttattgaattattttcatcatcatTTCTACGTATAACTGTAACACTTTTGGTAATATGGTCAGCTGTTGGTTTTGGATTGTACGGATTACTTCTCTGGTGTCCAGAATATCTTAAAGTTATTCGTTCAATGGAATATGAGCAGGATACGATacgtttaataaataaagaatataTAAATCAAACATTTACATCATCATTAGAAAATCGTtggtataaaaattcaatatttataaactgtaaatttactaaaatggTATTTAGTCATGTTGATTTTGATAACTGTACATTTAAATCCGTCGAATTTATCAGCATTAAATCGAGCAAAACCCATTTTGTTGATAGTATTATTGTTAACTCGAAATTTCTCGATACTGATTTAtcagctaaaatttttaatcgctgTATTATGGAAAATAATACGAAACTGAGTGTTATAAGTCCGTGTCCGACATTGGATCttgattataatatttatattgaagaAGCACTTCATGGACATTTGGTAGCTCAAATTGTTATCGTTGTTGCTGCGGCATTTACTGGATACTTTATACTTACAGCAACATTTCAACGCCCTAAAATAAttg GTTTATCATTACTCGTATTTATAATTGCCGTAGTATGCAGTTTAATTCTTATCATAAGTAAAAATAGTGCATTAGCAGTACTAGGATTCGAAGGAGGTTTAATAGCCATATTCGCAATGATCTGGACTATCCTAACATTCATAACAATTGAATTATTTCCAACCCACTTGCGCTGTACCGCATTCGGACTCATGGCAGCAGGATTCAGAATTTTCGGATTAATCGGCACTGCTATTTATCAGACTATCGTCAGTGCTCATTTAATAATACCACCTCTACTTACCGCATTTACACTCGCTATTGTAAGTATCGCAACATTTTATCTCCCAAATACAAATAATGTCTTTTTAtag